The sequence AAGCTGTATCACCAGGGTGACCATCTTCTGTAAATATGTAACCAAATACTTTAGCACGGCCAAGTAGGCCAGGAATGATGTTGTGACCAAAATCGTGGTTATAGTCTGGATCTTCGAGCGCTTTAACCAACTCATCTTCTAGAAGATCAGCATTAAAGATATAGATACCCATTGAAACAAGCGATTGTGTTGGGTCACTTGGATCCGCAGGTGGGTTCGCTGGTTTTTCTACAAAAGTTTTGATTTCACCCGTTGCGTCCAATCCCATCACTCCGAAAGAAGATGCTTCTTCAATTGGTTTATGGATACAAGCAACGGTTACTGCCGCGTCATTTTCCACATGGAAATTAAGCATGCGAGAGTAATCCATCTTATAAATGTGGTCTCCACCAAGAATTAGTACGCGTTTAGCGTCCTGGCGTTTAATAAGATCCAAGTTTTGGTAAACAGCATCTGCTGTACCACGGTACCAGTCGTTACCCGTTCTTTGTTGCGCAGGAACGATACGAACGCCTTCACCCATCGCAGGTGAAAGAATCTGCCATCCGTTCTGAAGATGATCAATTAAGTCTTGTGCCATGTACTGAGTAAGTACACCAACCTTTCTAACACCGGAGTTTATACAGTTTGAAAGAGTAAAATCGATAATTCGAAATTTGCCACCGAATGAAACGGCAGGCTTGGCATTATTGCTAGTCAATTGTTTTAATCGCGTTCCCTTTCCTCCTGCTAAAATAAGCGCACTTGTTTCGCGTACAAGTTTGTTGGTATCAGCATGTGAATAGTTATTACTTGACATATAATTAAAGCCTTATAGGTAAAATGAGTATTAAAATGATGATGCTGTTAAATTAAACGAGGGGGCCAGCACCACCACCTATTAAACTACTATTATTCTTGACGAGTCATTGTCGAATAGGTCACTGATTTGCTAAGAGGCTAATCGAGTTTTCATTCTTTTGAGATCCATCACTAAATTAGTCATCTTTATTGTAATGAACAGCTTATTCTCTTTGGCTGACTTACTATTGATAGTGGTATGAATAATTTTTTAGTAATAAGCGTAGTAACACTAAAATTACCAACATATGCGCAAAAAAACTGCTGCAAGATCATGAATTGATTGAAAAAAATTTAAATTTTAAACTCAACGCTTTGGACGTTATTATATCCTGTTTTATTTCCATGTGTAGTGGATAATACCTTATTAAAATCATTCACTATATTTATATGCTGACAGCTATCATAGATAATTGTTCTGTTGCTAATGATATTTGAGTAATTAAGGAATATTTAAAAGAAAAAAATTAGCCAAAATCATAAGGTTGGCTTACACTTCTGTTGATGTCGCCGATAATTATGTCGGTATAGCACTATCCAATTTGGCGCTACACAATTGTAGCAATGTTTAATACAGCTTTGAGGGAAGTTTTTATGGCGCTCACAAAGGCCGATTTGGCTGAGAACCTGTTTGAAAAACTTGGATACAGTAAGCGAGATGCCAAGGAAACGGTAGAAGTGTTTTTTGAAGAAATTCGTAAAGCGCTCGAAAATGGCGAACAGGTCAAGCTATCCGGGTTTGGGAATTTCGACTTAAGAGAAAAAGCGAAAGACCAGGTCGAAATCCAAAAACAGGCGAAGACATTCCAATTTCCGCTCGACGGGTTGTTACTTTCCGTCCTGGGCAAAAATTGAAAGCTCGAGTTGAAAATATCAAAATCGAGAAATAGCCGATAGAAAAACAATAAAGACCACGCAATGCGTGGTCTTTTTATATCTATGTCCTTTAAGCGGCTTTTATTTTTGTTGTAATGTAAGGTTGCCAAGCATAATGGTATAAATCTAACGATTGTCTTCGTAAATCTATTATCCTCGCATTTTCTATGTCACTTAACATGCGATTAGATGCTAAAGCACTGCGTTCGATATCTTGTATCTGTTTGTATAAGTCGTGTTCTGGCCCGCTTTTAACCTTCGCAATTTCCGCAAGATGTAACTGAACTTCCGCAATTATTTTTGTGTCCGGTAATTCAATTAATAAGTTTAAATCGCGATAGCCAGAGGGTGCAGGTCTCTTAAAGCGATTTTTAACACCAATCACATTGGCTTGTTTTTCAAGCAATTCGAAAGTCGAAACGAGACTTTCGATATCGTTAGATACGATGGTCGCTCTGGCTAGATCGGTTATTTGATTAGTGTTATCGGCTAAGTCAGTTTTAATTTTTTCTTGTGCTCGTTGCTTTGACTTTACACCCACTGAGATAGTCTGAGAATTGGTTATTAACGCAGTACTTTGGCATATTGTTTCCAACTCTAACTGCGCTTTTTCTGCATGATTGTATAGCGTGTCAAAATTTGAATAGGGTTGGAGGGCGTTAGATTGCATAGACGAAATACTATATAACCCATTTAAAGTATGTCTGAATCGTTTCGAGCTTACTTGATTTTGTGTTTGTACTTTTTTAGGTAGGTTTTGAGCTACGGGCTCAGCAGAAGCCAAAGCGGGTGCCCGGCTAAACACGAGTAAGGTGAGGATTGTACGCAGCATCACGTTCATTAACGCTCCTTGAGTCGATAAACACTTAGTTAAAAGGTGTACTAAAAGACCTAAGTTATATCGTATTCAACAGTTCTATTAATAAACTTAGTGATTTCAGCTATAAGTACAACGGATTGCCTGCATCACTTTTTGCTATAAATAGTATCTTAGGGCATTTTTCCTCGAACCAACCTATCTTTGCAATAATTTACAATAGGTGTGAAGTAAATCACGTAATTATTAGTCATTGTTTCACTTGCAATTTCCAACGGATTTCGCGACATTATTGAGACTTATTCTTATTTTTAATTGTGGTATATGAGAGATAGCGAATTTTGGCATAAGAAATGGGCGTCTAACCAGATAGGCTTTCATTTAGATGACGTGAACCCTTTACTCACCCAATACTGGGAACGAACTAACCCTAAACCAAGTGACAAAGTGCTTGTTCCATTATGCGGAAAAAGTGAAGATTTAATCTGGCTAGCGTCTAAACATCAAGCAGTCCAAGGTGTTGAGATTAGTAATATTGCAGTACGTTCTTTTTTTGCTGAACACTTTTATACACCAACGGTTGTTAAGCTTGACGCTTCACATGAACTCTATCAGTTCGATGAGCTATCCGTTTATGCGGGTGATTTTTTTACGGCACCGGTTAATAATGCGGATATTGTATATGACAGAGCAGCACTCGTCGCACTTCCTGAAGATATGCGTGAAGAATACGTAGATCGATTAAAATCCCTCTTAAACCAAGGGGGGCGGATTTTATTGGTAACGCTTGATTATGTACAGTCGGAGATGGCAGGGCCGCCATTTAGTGTTGAGGAAATAGAGGTGAGACGACTCTTTAGCGACTACAAACTCACGTTAGTTAACCGATATGTTGCAGAGGAAAGTCATCCCAAAATAGCGAAAAAAGGATTGAGTCGATTTGCTGAGTTGGTTTGGTTAATAGAAGACGAAAATGAGAGTGTATAATACAGAGTGTAGAATAAGCCTTAAGGGTATGATAAAGCTAAGGGCTTCAGTTGAAGCCCTTAGCATGTAAATTCGATTAGTAAATTATTTTAACCTTAGTTGCCGCTTCTTTAGCACTATCAATCGCTTTCTCTAAACTGTCACGCTGCGATAGAGCTACACCAAGCCTACGTCGTCCATCGATATCTGGCTTACCGAATAGTCGGATCTGAGTCTTTGGTGTCGCTAGTGCCTCACACAGGCCATCAAAGCGTATATTACTTGAAGTTCCTTCCCCTAAAATAACAGCAGAGGCAGAAGGTCCATATTGAGCAATGTTATTAATTGGCAAGCCAATGAAAGCTCTTACGTGTAATGCAAACTCAGAGAGTTCTTGGGATATCATGGTTACCATACCGGTGTCGTGTGGGCGAGGGGATACTTCACTAAAGATGACCTTGTCACCTTTTACGAATAGCTCTACTCCAAACAGCCCATAACCACCTAAAGCATTAACCACTTGCTCTGATATGTACTCAGCGGCTTTCAATGCATTGTCTGACATCGCCTGTGGCTGCCAAGATTCTCTATAATCACCATCTTCTTGTCGGTGACCAATTGGCTGACAAAAATGAACACCATCTACCGCTCTAACAGTAAGTAATGTAATTTCATAATCAAAATCGACAAAACCTTCTACTATAACTCGGCCTGCACCGGCTCTACCGCCATCTTGAGCGTATTCCCATGCCTGAAGAACGTCGTCTTTGCTCTTAATGACACTTTGCCCTTTGCCAGAAGAACTCATTACGGGTTTGACAACACAAGGCATACCTACTTCATCTATTGCAAGCTTAAACTCATCTAAGGTATCGGCAAATTTGAATGGAGAGGTAAGTATAGATAGTTCCTCGGCGGCTAATCGGCGGATACCCTCTCGGTTCATCGTTAATTTGGTTGCGTTCGCTGTAGGTACAACATTAAGACCTTGGGCTTCCAATTCGACCAATGCGTCTGTTGCGATCGCTTCTATTTCTGGTACAACAAAACCGGGTTTTTCTAACTCAATAATAGTTTTCAATGCGTCAGCATCAAGCATATCAATAACATGACTACGATGAGCAACTTGCATTGCAGGGGCATCTTCGTACCTATCGCACGCAATTACTTCTAGGCCTAGTCGTTGGCATTCTATTGCCACTTCCTTCCCAAGTTCACCTGAACCTAACAACAAAACTCGAGTCGCGCCTGCGCGAGTAGCAGTACCCAGCATCCGTATATCCTTCATTAACTATTAAATTGAGCGGATCATACTGGATATTGAGAATTCCGCAATCGTTTGCTTTGTAAAAATGGACAAAAAAATGCCCTAAACAATTCAGGGCGTTAAAGATTTTACAGGGATGTATAAGCGATTGTAATATCGGGATTTAGTGCGTCTAGAGTGGACTGCGTACCATCTAAATTGCTTATCTTTCCGGCCGACAATTCGGCTAATGCCGCTGATTCAATCTGTTCGAATGATTTGCCTGCTACAAGAACTTGCGCTAAAGCTACCTGAAGAGGAGGTAGGCTTGGATTAAATGCGGCATTTTCAGCATAAGAGCCTAAGTAGACAGAACCATCATTTAACCTAAGTGCTACACCACTATGATTTGCTGAGTAGGGTGCGTGGCTGTAATTGAGTGCCTCGACTGCTTTGAGTACGAGTGGGTCAGTTTCTTCTGTTTTATATGAAAGTGTCTTTCCATCCATTAATCGTGCTTCAATATCTAAATCTGCTGGGCCGAAAGAATCAGGCAAATATTCTTGAAGTGACATCTCGTCACGTTGAGGTAATTGAACTTTAAGCT is a genomic window of Vibrio algarum containing:
- the purT gene encoding formate-dependent phosphoribosylglycinamide formyltransferase — its product is MLGTATRAGATRVLLLGSGELGKEVAIECQRLGLEVIACDRYEDAPAMQVAHRSHVIDMLDADALKTIIELEKPGFVVPEIEAIATDALVELEAQGLNVVPTANATKLTMNREGIRRLAAEELSILTSPFKFADTLDEFKLAIDEVGMPCVVKPVMSSSGKGQSVIKSKDDVLQAWEYAQDGGRAGAGRVIVEGFVDFDYEITLLTVRAVDGVHFCQPIGHRQEDGDYRESWQPQAMSDNALKAAEYISEQVVNALGGYGLFGVELFVKGDKVIFSEVSPRPHDTGMVTMISQELSEFALHVRAFIGLPINNIAQYGPSASAVILGEGTSSNIRFDGLCEALATPKTQIRLFGKPDIDGRRRLGVALSQRDSLEKAIDSAKEAATKVKIIY
- the cdd gene encoding cytidine deaminase, producing the protein MNTRLEAALSDTPKPVADYLQRLFNCATYDATISAQQFDELLALSGLSDEELRISLLPFAAAYSYAPISEFYVGSIVRGLSGRLYFGANMEFIGAQMSQTVHAEQCGISHAWMKGETGIIDITVNYSPCGHCRQFMNELTTAKELKVQLPQRDEMSLQEYLPDSFGPADLDIEARLMDGKTLSYKTEETDPLVLKAVEALNYSHAPYSANHSGVALRLNDGSVYLGSYAENAAFNPSLPPLQVALAQVLVAGKSFEQIESAALAELSAGKISNLDGTQSTLDALNPDITIAYTSL
- a CDS encoding RelA/SpoT domain-containing protein yields the protein MNVMLRTILTLLVFSRAPALASAEPVAQNLPKKVQTQNQVSSKRFRHTLNGLYSISSMQSNALQPYSNFDTLYNHAEKAQLELETICQSTALITNSQTISVGVKSKQRAQEKIKTDLADNTNQITDLARATIVSNDIESLVSTFELLEKQANVIGVKNRFKRPAPSGYRDLNLLIELPDTKIIAEVQLHLAEIAKVKSGPEHDLYKQIQDIERSALASNRMLSDIENARIIDLRRQSLDLYHYAWQPYITTKIKAA
- a CDS encoding thiopurine S-methyltransferase, whose protein sequence is MRDSEFWHKKWASNQIGFHLDDVNPLLTQYWERTNPKPSDKVLVPLCGKSEDLIWLASKHQAVQGVEISNIAVRSFFAEHFYTPTVVKLDASHELYQFDELSVYAGDFFTAPVNNADIVYDRAALVALPEDMREEYVDRLKSLLNQGGRILLVTLDYVQSEMAGPPFSVEEIEVRRLFSDYKLTLVNRYVAEESHPKIAKKGLSRFAELVWLIEDENESV
- the glgC gene encoding glucose-1-phosphate adenylyltransferase, translating into MSSNNYSHADTNKLVRETSALILAGGKGTRLKQLTSNNAKPAVSFGGKFRIIDFTLSNCINSGVRKVGVLTQYMAQDLIDHLQNGWQILSPAMGEGVRIVPAQQRTGNDWYRGTADAVYQNLDLIKRQDAKRVLILGGDHIYKMDYSRMLNFHVENDAAVTVACIHKPIEEASSFGVMGLDATGEIKTFVEKPANPPADPSDPTQSLVSMGIYIFNADLLEDELVKALEDPDYNHDFGHNIIPGLLGRAKVFGYIFTEDGHPGDTAYWRDVGNLDEYFAATMDLLSPAPELDLYSHNWPIITNQSQRPGAKFVFNDDGRRGHAVDSVLSAGTIISGAELEHCMVSANVRVHSYSKLLDCILLPNSDIGRNCRLTKVIVGEDCKIPDGTIIGENPEEDAKKYTVSETGVILVTSEMFE